One region of Quercus lobata isolate SW786 chromosome 2, ValleyOak3.0 Primary Assembly, whole genome shotgun sequence genomic DNA includes:
- the LOC115977612 gene encoding pentatricopeptide repeat-containing protein At1g10270-like yields MSLYRLLLRSLRRPSTTTSQTLTPLLLLQTNQPTRRGFAFSSAEEAAAERRRRKRRLRIEPPLHALRRDPSQPPPQRDPNAPRLPDSTSALVGPRLNLHNRVQSLIRAGDLDAASAVARHSVFSNTRPTVFTCNAIIAAMYRAKRYNDAVALFHFFFNQSNIVPNVVSYNNLINTHCDEGRVDQGLEVYRHIIASAPFSPSSVTYRHLTKGLIDAGRIQEAVDLLREMLNKGHGADSLVYNNVIKGFLDLENLEKANELFDELKERCLVYDGVVNATFMNWFFNQGKDKEAIESYKSLLDRQFKMVPATCNVLLEVLLKHGKKKEALALFDSMLDNHTPPTFQAVNSETFNIMVNECFKLGKFEEVIPTFKKVGTKSNSKAFQMDVAGYNNIIARFCENEMLSEAEMLFTELSSKSLSPDVTTHRTLIDAFLKANRIDDALKVLNKMVDAGLRVVASFGNRVFDELIKNGKAADCAQILSKMGEKEPKPDPTCYEVVIKGLCNEGALDRSWDLMGEVMRYGVGVTPALQETVNEAFTKAGRGEEIERLLGMNRWGYAHMPSRPPPRMAGPSHPPSGPPQMARPQYPPSGCSQMARPQQTPSGPTQIGWQQYPPSGPSQMSGPQYPPSGSPQMAGPHYPPSGSPQVAWQQHTPSGLAQIARPPQPPSGINPQSQMTGPQQTPSGPTQMGWQQHPPSGPSQMSGPQYPSSGSPQIAGPHYPSSGSSQMSWQQHTPSGLAQMARPPQPPSGTPPMTGFHHPPSGPSQTEGLEHPPPGSQTNESHNSPSALPQTTEQVATG; encoded by the exons ATGTCTCTCTATCGTCTCCTCCTCCGTTCTCTCCGCCGCCCTTCCACCACCACATCCCAAACTCTAACCCCACTCCTCCTCCTCCAAACCAACCAACCCACCCGCCGTGGCTTCGCCTTCTCCTCCGCCGAAGAAGCCGCAGCCGAACGACGCCGTCGCAAGCGTCGCCTCCGCATCGAGCCGCCTCTCCATGCACTCCGCCGTGACCCCTCCCAACCGCCACCGCAGCGAGACCCGAACGCTCCTCGGCTTCCGGACTCCACCTCAGCTCTGGTGGGTCCCAGGCTGAACCTCCACAACAGGGTGCAGTCTCTGATCAGAGCCGGTGACCTCGATGCTGCTTCGGCGGTGGCGAGACACTCTGTGTTTTCGAATACGAGGCCTACTGTCTTCACTTGCAATGCTATCATCGCCGCCATGTACCGTGCCAAGAG GTACAATGATGCTGTTGCCCTCTTCCACTTCTTCTTCAACCAATCAAATATTGTTCCCAATGTTGTATCttataataatttgattaatacTCATTGTGATGAGGGGAGGGTTGATCAGGGGTTGGAAGTGTATCGCCATATTATTGCGAGTGCACCATTTAGTCCATCGTCGGTTACATACCGGCATTTGACAAAAGGGTTGATTGATGCAGGGCGGATTCAAGAGGCGGTGGATCTCTTGAGGGAAATGTTGAATAAGGGGCACGGTGCAGACTCATTGGTTTATAACAATGTGATCAAGGGGTTTCTAGATTTGGAAAATTTGGAGAAGGCTAATGAGCTTTTTGATGAGCTGAAGGAGCGGTGTCTGGTGTATGATGGGGTTGTGAATGCGACATTTATGAACTGGTTTTTTAATCAGGGGAAAGATAAGGAGGCAATAGAGTCATATAAGTCCTTGCTTGATCGCCAGTTTAAGATGGTGCCTGCGACTTGCAATGTTCTTTTGGAGGTATTGCTTAAGCACGGGAAGAAGAAGGAAGCTTTGGCATTGTTTGATTCGATGTTGGATAATCACACCCCGCCAACTTTCCAAGCAGTGAATTCAGAAACATTTAACATAATGGTTAATGAATGCTTTAAGCTTGGCAAGTTTGAGGAGGTAATTCCCACATTTAAGAAAGTTGGgacaaaatcaaattcaaaggCTTTTCAAATGGATGTTGCAGGTTATAATAATATCATTGCTCGGTTTTGTGAGAATGAGATGTTATCAGAGGCAGAGATGCTGTTTACAGAATTATCCTCAAAGTCATTGTCCCCTGATGTCACTACTCATAGGACTTTGATTGATGCATTTTTGAAAGCGAACAGGATTGATGATGCATTGAAGGTGTTGAATAAAATGGTGGATGCTGGTTTGAGGGTGGTTGCTAGTTTTGGTAATAGGGTGTTCGATGAATTGATCAAGAATGGCAAGGCAGCAGACTGTGCCCAGATTTTGTCTAAAATGGGAGAAAAAGAACCTAAACCAGACCCTACTTGTTATGAGGTTGTGATTAAGGGACTTTGCAATGAAGGTGCATTGGACAGGAGCTGGGATCTAATGGGCGAGGTGATGAGGTATGGTGTTGGTGTTACTCCTGCATTGCAGGAAACTGTAAATGAGGCATTTACAAAAGCTGGTCGGGGTGAAGAGATTGAAAGACTGTTGGGTATGAATAGGTGGGGATATGCACACATGCCATCAAGACCACCTCCTCGAATGGCAGGACCTTCTCACCCACCATCAGGACCCCCTCAAATGGCAAGGCCACAATACCCACCATCTGGATGCTCTCAAATGGCCAGACCCCAGCAGACACCATCAGGGCCCACACAAATAGGTTGGCAGCAGTACCCACCATCTGGACCCTCTCAAATGTCCGGACCACAGTACCCACCATCTGGATCCCCTCAAATGGCTGGACCGCATTACCCACCGTCTGGATCCCCTCAAGTGGCATGGCAGCAGCACACACCATCTGGACTCGCTCAAATTGCCAGACCACCTCAGCCACCATCAGGAATCAACCCACAGTCTCAAATGACTGGACCCCAGCAGACACCATCAGGGCCCACACAAATGGGATGGCAGCAGCACCCACCATCTGGACCCTCTCAAATGTCCGGACCACAGTACCCATCATCTGGATCCCCTCAAATTGCCGGACCACATTACCCATCATCTGGATCCTCTCAAATGTCATGGCAGCAGCACACGCCATCTGGACTTGCTCAAATGGCCAGACCACCGCAACCACCATCGGGAACCCCTCCGATGACAGGATTCCATCACCCACCATCTGGCCCATCTCAAACAGAAGGGCTGGAGCACCCACCACCAGGGTCTCAAACAAATGAATCACATAACTCACCCTCAGCACTTCCTCAAACAACGGAACAGGTAGCAACGGGTTAG